Proteins found in one Streptomyces sp. NBC_00190 genomic segment:
- a CDS encoding ABC1 kinase family protein → MNTAVLVLLAALSLTVFVAGLASGARRLLGVRLGKGRAVITGCVGLASGTLVSYPLRNVQPLALITLEIGVSLVVAMLFLAATEVLVPSGAVRGLVRLPGSLRRQFARTRRYVRLSRIFVRHGLGRFLSGRSRRGPGAAAERAVLAPSLRLALEEAGVTFVKLGQVMSTRYDLLPAEFIAELSTLQDQASPEPWEAVEQVLHEELGAPPDEVFAEFDPKPLAAGSIAQVHRARLQDGRQVAVKVQRPSARDIVVDDLDILYRFAARLEQHTEWGRSVGALALAQGFAVSVQEELDFRIEARNTLSVAAAIEEAGGGSVIRVPEVHEKLTGKRVLVTEWMSGIPLHSVSRVLDERGLDRKALATAMLECLLGQIMTTGVFHADPHPGNLLLLDDGQLGMLDFGSVGRIDRSLRATLRGMLLALHRGDPAGLCDALIALVVHPEHIDERKLERALGQFLARHFAPGIKPDREMFADLFSIVSRHGISVPPEIAAVFRALATMEGSLDRLVPGFDIVTEARSFAVTQHLRKLKPEALGRSLTEELLGLVPMLRRLPRRIERIGSAVENGQLTVGVRMFADPNDRRFLRSLVHEVLLAFLGGVIGLVGVQLLRISGGPMLSEGLGLFELFGYNLLVISSVLVLRVLFMMIGPGHRR, encoded by the coding sequence ATGAACACGGCCGTCCTCGTCCTGCTGGCCGCGCTCTCCCTGACCGTCTTCGTCGCCGGGCTCGCCTCCGGGGCCAGGCGGCTGCTCGGCGTCCGGCTGGGCAAGGGGCGCGCGGTGATCACGGGCTGCGTCGGGCTCGCTTCCGGCACGCTGGTCAGTTATCCGCTGCGGAACGTGCAGCCGCTGGCGCTGATCACCCTGGAGATCGGGGTGTCGCTGGTGGTCGCCATGCTGTTCCTGGCGGCCACCGAAGTGCTGGTTCCCTCGGGCGCGGTGCGCGGGCTGGTGCGGCTGCCGGGTTCGCTGCGCCGCCAGTTCGCCCGGACCCGGCGCTACGTCCGGCTCAGCCGGATCTTCGTACGGCACGGTCTGGGCCGGTTCCTCAGCGGCAGATCGCGGCGCGGTCCGGGCGCGGCCGCCGAACGCGCCGTACTGGCCCCCTCGCTGCGGCTGGCGCTGGAGGAGGCCGGGGTCACCTTCGTCAAGCTGGGGCAGGTGATGTCCACCCGGTACGACCTGCTGCCGGCGGAGTTCATCGCGGAGCTGAGCACCCTGCAGGACCAGGCGTCGCCCGAGCCGTGGGAGGCGGTCGAGCAGGTGCTGCACGAGGAGCTGGGGGCGCCGCCGGACGAGGTGTTCGCCGAGTTCGACCCGAAGCCGCTCGCGGCGGGTTCGATCGCCCAGGTGCACCGGGCGCGGCTGCAGGACGGTCGGCAGGTCGCGGTGAAGGTGCAGCGGCCGAGCGCCCGCGACATCGTCGTGGACGACCTGGACATCCTGTACCGGTTCGCGGCCCGGCTGGAGCAGCACACGGAGTGGGGGCGCAGCGTCGGCGCGCTGGCGCTGGCCCAGGGCTTCGCCGTGTCGGTCCAGGAGGAGCTCGACTTCCGCATCGAGGCCCGCAACACCCTGTCCGTGGCGGCGGCCATCGAGGAGGCCGGCGGCGGCTCGGTGATCCGGGTGCCCGAGGTGCACGAGAAGCTCACCGGCAAGCGCGTCCTGGTCACCGAGTGGATGTCCGGCATACCGCTGCACAGCGTCTCGCGGGTGCTGGACGAACGGGGCCTGGACCGGAAGGCGCTGGCCACCGCGATGCTGGAGTGCCTGCTGGGGCAGATCATGACGACGGGGGTGTTCCACGCCGATCCGCACCCCGGCAATCTGCTGCTGCTCGACGACGGGCAGCTCGGCATGCTCGACTTCGGTTCGGTGGGCCGCATCGACCGGTCGCTGCGGGCGACCCTGCGCGGGATGCTGCTGGCCCTGCACCGCGGCGACCCGGCCGGCCTGTGCGACGCGCTGATCGCCCTGGTCGTGCATCCGGAGCACATAGACGAGCGGAAACTGGAGCGGGCCCTGGGGCAGTTCCTGGCCCGGCACTTCGCGCCCGGCATCAAGCCGGACCGGGAGATGTTCGCCGACCTCTTCTCGATCGTCTCCCGGCACGGGATCAGCGTGCCGCCGGAGATAGCTGCCGTCTTCCGGGCGCTGGCCACGATGGAGGGCTCACTGGACCGGCTGGTGCCCGGCTTCGACATCGTCACCGAGGCCCGCTCCTTCGCCGTCACCCAGCACCTGCGCAAGCTGAAGCCGGAGGCGCTCGGTCGTTCGCTGACCGAGGAGCTGCTGGGGCTGGTGCCGATGCTGCGCAGGCTCCCGCGCCGCATCGAGCGCATCGGCTCGGCCGTGGAGAACGGCCAGCTCACGGTCGGCGTACGGATGTTCGCCGACCCGAACGACCGCCGGTTCCTGCGCTCGCTCGTACACGAGGTGCTGCTGGCCTTCCTGGGCGGGGTCATCGGCCTGGTCGGCGTACAGCTGCTGCGCATCAGCGGCGGCCCGATGCTCAGCGAGGGCCTCGGGCTGTTCGAGCTGTTCGGCTACAACCTGCTGGTGATCAGCTCGGTGCTGGTCCTGCGGGTGCTGTTCATGATGATCGGGCCCGGGCACAGACGCTGA
- a CDS encoding lasso peptide biosynthesis PqqD family chaperone yields the protein MKLVHREYLKLATTEYGAVLLDTKSGAYWELNPTSATIVGALLDGGQAEDATRRLTEEYDVDAERAAADVHAVLAAMAEAGVVAA from the coding sequence ATGAAACTCGTCCACCGCGAGTACCTCAAGCTCGCCACCACCGAGTACGGCGCCGTGCTGCTCGACACCAAGTCGGGCGCCTACTGGGAGCTGAACCCCACCTCCGCGACGATCGTGGGCGCCCTGCTCGACGGCGGGCAGGCCGAGGACGCCACCCGCCGCCTCACCGAGGAGTACGACGTCGACGCGGAACGCGCCGCGGCGGACGTCCACGCGGTGCTGGCGGCCATGGCCGAGGCGGGAGTGGTGGCGGCGTGA
- a CDS encoding ABC transporter permease yields MTEVISDSFALAGRQMRHIRRMPEQLLGITIMPVAFVLVFGYLFGSAMQAPGQGGYKEYIMAGIFAQVMLANLTTTAIGVVEDLNNGLVDRFRALPISRSSVLLGRTTADLVLVGWTSAVMAVVGYFMGWRAHNGVLQTLAGFGLLLLMGFAMSWLGALVGLSLRSPEAVSALSGVVMMPLAFLSNAFVPPEGLPGWMRVVVEWNPVSAVVSAARDLFGNERGPSSGAFPSEHPVTAALVVLLVLLAVVVPLAGRAYQRAAAKR; encoded by the coding sequence ATGACCGAGGTGATCAGCGACTCGTTCGCACTCGCGGGCCGCCAGATGCGGCACATCCGGCGGATGCCGGAGCAGCTCCTCGGCATCACCATCATGCCGGTGGCGTTCGTGCTCGTCTTCGGCTACCTCTTCGGCAGCGCCATGCAGGCGCCGGGCCAGGGCGGCTACAAGGAATACATCATGGCCGGCATCTTCGCGCAGGTGATGCTCGCCAACCTCACCACCACGGCGATCGGTGTGGTCGAGGACCTCAACAACGGCCTGGTGGACCGCTTCCGCGCGCTGCCCATCTCCCGCTCCTCGGTCCTTCTCGGCCGGACCACCGCCGACCTCGTCCTCGTCGGCTGGACCAGCGCCGTGATGGCCGTCGTCGGCTACTTCATGGGCTGGCGTGCGCACAACGGCGTGCTCCAGACGCTCGCCGGCTTCGGGCTGCTGCTCCTGATGGGCTTCGCGATGTCCTGGCTGGGCGCCCTGGTGGGCCTGAGCCTGCGCAGCCCGGAGGCGGTCAGCGCGCTCTCCGGTGTGGTGATGATGCCGCTGGCCTTCCTCTCCAACGCCTTCGTGCCGCCGGAAGGCCTGCCCGGCTGGATGCGCGTGGTCGTCGAGTGGAACCCGGTCAGTGCGGTGGTCTCCGCCGCCCGCGACCTGTTCGGCAACGAGCGCGGCCCCTCCAGCGGCGCCTTCCCCTCCGAACACCCCGTCACCGCCGCGCTCGTGGTGCTGCTCGTCCTGCTTGCGGTGGTCGTGCCGCTCGCCGGCCGGGCGTACCAGCGGGCCGCCGCCAAGCGCTGA
- a CDS encoding lasso peptide biosynthesis B2 protein, which translates to MSVTTALPADRGSFPLRRRLAARTAVGAARLLARLAPHRLERALTRLARGAVPATEAQATRARELVLTSSLRMNGQRSCLPRSVAVALTCRLGGTWPTWCVGTLMIPPFSPHAWVEAEGRLIGEKGDHANWARLISVAAPGPVTGSRAAGSTR; encoded by the coding sequence GTGAGCGTCACCACCGCCCTGCCGGCCGACCGCGGCAGCTTCCCGCTGCGCCGTCGGCTGGCGGCCCGTACGGCGGTCGGAGCCGCCCGGCTGCTCGCCCGCCTCGCCCCGCACCGGCTCGAACGGGCCCTGACCCGGCTCGCGCGCGGCGCGGTCCCGGCGACCGAGGCGCAGGCGACGCGGGCGCGGGAACTGGTGCTGACCTCCAGCCTGCGGATGAACGGGCAGCGCAGCTGTCTGCCCCGGTCCGTGGCCGTCGCGCTGACCTGCCGGCTGGGCGGCACCTGGCCCACGTGGTGCGTGGGCACGCTGATGATCCCGCCGTTCAGCCCCCACGCGTGGGTGGAGGCCGAAGGCAGGCTCATCGGTGAGAAGGGTGATCACGCGAACTGGGCGCGGCTGATCTCGGTGGCCGCGCCGGGCCCGGTC
- a CDS encoding ATP-binding cassette domain-containing protein, whose protein sequence is METAISAEGLRKRYGDHQALNGIDLEVPAGTILGVLGPNGAGKTTTVRILATLLDPDEGRATVAGYDLATQAKLIRANVGLTGQYAAVDERLTGRENLQLIGTLLRLGRKGARARADELLEKFGLVDAADRMAKTYSGGMRRRLDLAASLVARPPVLFLDEPTTGLDLTSRLALWEMIKEQVDGGVTVLLTTQYLEEADQLADRIAVIDKGVVIADGTPDELKRKVGGERLEVSVASVADLAAATRVLADVSPGEPVVDRAARTVSVPLTGGVNTIAAAASGLERLGIEPQDFAVRRSSLDDVFLSLTGQKGGGRAAEAEDGNTHTDTDTDTKEMQAA, encoded by the coding sequence ATGGAAACGGCAATCTCGGCGGAGGGCCTCCGCAAGCGCTACGGCGACCACCAGGCGCTGAACGGCATCGACCTCGAAGTGCCCGCGGGCACCATCCTGGGCGTACTCGGTCCCAACGGTGCGGGCAAAACCACCACCGTGCGCATCCTGGCGACCCTGCTGGACCCGGACGAGGGCCGCGCCACCGTGGCGGGCTACGACCTGGCCACGCAGGCCAAGCTGATCCGCGCCAACGTGGGTCTCACCGGCCAGTACGCGGCCGTCGACGAGCGGCTCACCGGCCGGGAGAACCTCCAGCTCATAGGCACCCTGTTGCGCCTGGGCCGCAAGGGCGCGCGGGCCCGCGCCGACGAACTCCTGGAGAAGTTCGGCCTGGTGGACGCCGCCGACCGCATGGCCAAGACGTACTCGGGCGGCATGCGCCGCCGCCTCGACCTTGCCGCCAGCCTCGTGGCCCGCCCACCCGTGCTCTTCCTGGACGAGCCCACCACGGGTCTGGACCTCACGAGCCGGCTCGCCCTCTGGGAGATGATCAAGGAGCAGGTGGACGGCGGTGTGACCGTGCTGCTGACCACCCAGTACCTGGAGGAGGCCGACCAGCTCGCCGACCGGATCGCGGTCATCGACAAGGGCGTGGTCATCGCCGACGGCACCCCCGACGAGCTCAAGCGCAAGGTCGGCGGCGAGCGCCTGGAGGTCTCGGTCGCCTCGGTCGCCGACCTGGCCGCCGCGACCCGGGTGCTGGCCGACGTCTCCCCGGGCGAGCCCGTCGTCGACCGCGCGGCCCGCACCGTCTCGGTGCCGCTGACCGGCGGGGTGAACACCATCGCCGCCGCCGCGTCGGGCCTGGAGCGCCTGGGCATCGAGCCGCAGGACTTCGCCGTTCGCCGCTCCTCGCTCGACGACGTCTTCCTCTCCCTCACCGGCCAGAAGGGCGGCGGCCGCGCCGCGGAGGCCGAGGACGGCAACACGCACACGGACACGGACACGGACACGAAGGAGATGCAGGCGGCATGA
- a CDS encoding keywimysin-related RiPP, producing the protein MMKKAYTAPVFAAAGSFRADTGMGLPVGSWDWNHRGGWF; encoded by the coding sequence ATGATGAAGAAGGCTTACACAGCCCCCGTTTTCGCCGCCGCCGGCTCCTTCCGCGCCGACACCGGAATGGGTCTCCCGGTCGGCAGCTGGGACTGGAACCACCGCGGCGGCTGGTTCTAA
- a CDS encoding asparagine synthase-related protein, producing MPDRGAPFFFVFPDNEAGSAAARHLREDVPGLSSAAHASGRDWIVGRWEPADLLVARAGRNAIALIGTFSQSAAGALTRRAGVLRDPAELDDLALTLSGQFHLLASVDGALRVQGSAYGARRVFHTRTGGTLVAGDRAAELARLAGLEPDPAAVALRLLGAAPAPLDERPMWSAVTAVPPGAALLASPDGVLSERRWHRPPEPVTPLDRGAAAVRDALLDAVEVRTAPGGLISSDLSGGLDSTTVCFLAARDSRARLIAATSTGDEAFNEDGRWARWAAEDLPGVEHYILPNEELPKFYDGFDDPGLRLDAPTPLVASRRRVTVLTAKMAARGSRLHLTGNGGDNLFVGLPHHLHTLLVRHPLPALRRLSGFRALLSWPLAPVARQLADRRGYRAALAAVSLRDVPEPVPGSPALGWLGQPSVASWLTEDCLRLLERELAAAAPTAVPYGRTPGRHTELAALRGLVRGNQDIEDAGRAAGVPMSAPFLDDRVVDAAFSVRALDRVDPWAYKPLLVRAMDGLVPRRSLSRTTKGEGTQDVAAGLYRNREALTGLWEDSMLGRAGLVDEAELRRLCAVPSSPQLRDDRFLSTLAAEMWLRTTVNAQGALA from the coding sequence ATGCCGGACCGCGGCGCACCGTTCTTCTTCGTATTCCCTGACAACGAGGCGGGGTCCGCCGCGGCCCGGCACCTGCGCGAGGACGTGCCCGGCCTGTCGTCCGCGGCCCATGCCTCCGGGCGGGACTGGATCGTCGGCCGGTGGGAGCCGGCCGATCTCCTCGTGGCGCGGGCGGGCCGTAACGCCATCGCCCTGATCGGCACCTTCTCGCAGTCCGCCGCCGGCGCGCTCACGCGCCGCGCCGGCGTCCTGCGCGACCCCGCCGAGCTGGACGACCTGGCGCTCACCCTGTCCGGCCAGTTCCACCTGCTCGCCTCCGTGGACGGAGCCCTGCGCGTACAGGGTTCCGCGTACGGAGCCCGGCGCGTCTTCCACACCCGCACCGGCGGGACCCTGGTGGCCGGCGACCGGGCCGCCGAACTGGCCCGGCTGGCGGGCCTGGAACCCGACCCGGCCGCCGTGGCGCTCCGCCTTCTGGGCGCGGCGCCCGCCCCGCTCGACGAGCGCCCGATGTGGTCGGCCGTCACCGCCGTCCCTCCGGGCGCGGCCCTGCTGGCCTCCCCCGACGGCGTCTTGTCCGAGCGGCGCTGGCACCGGCCACCGGAGCCCGTCACACCTCTGGACCGCGGCGCCGCCGCCGTCCGGGATGCACTGCTGGACGCGGTGGAGGTCCGTACCGCCCCCGGCGGGCTGATCAGCTCCGACCTCTCCGGCGGCCTGGACTCCACCACCGTGTGCTTCCTCGCCGCCCGTGACTCCCGCGCACGGCTCATCGCGGCCACCTCCACCGGCGACGAGGCCTTCAACGAGGACGGCCGGTGGGCACGCTGGGCCGCCGAGGACCTGCCCGGTGTCGAGCACTACATCCTGCCCAACGAGGAACTGCCGAAGTTCTACGACGGGTTCGACGACCCGGGCCTGAGGCTCGACGCCCCCACCCCGCTGGTCGCCTCCCGCCGCCGCGTGACCGTCCTCACCGCCAAGATGGCCGCCCGCGGCTCCCGGCTCCACCTGACCGGGAACGGCGGGGACAACCTGTTCGTCGGTCTCCCCCACCACCTGCACACACTTCTCGTCCGCCACCCGCTGCCCGCCCTGCGCCGCCTCAGCGGCTTCCGCGCGCTGCTCTCCTGGCCGCTGGCCCCCGTCGCCCGCCAGCTCGCCGACCGCCGCGGCTACCGTGCGGCCCTGGCGGCCGTTTCACTGCGCGACGTACCCGAGCCGGTGCCCGGCAGTCCGGCTCTCGGCTGGCTGGGGCAGCCCTCCGTGGCCTCCTGGCTGACCGAGGACTGCCTGCGCCTGCTGGAGCGGGAGCTGGCCGCCGCCGCCCCCACCGCCGTGCCGTACGGGCGAACGCCCGGCCGCCACACGGAACTGGCGGCCCTGCGCGGGCTGGTCCGCGGCAACCAGGACATCGAGGACGCTGGCCGGGCGGCCGGAGTGCCGATGTCCGCCCCCTTCCTGGACGACCGGGTGGTGGACGCGGCCTTCTCGGTCCGCGCCCTGGACCGGGTCGACCCCTGGGCGTACAAGCCGCTGCTGGTCCGCGCGATGGACGGGCTAGTGCCCCGCCGCTCCCTCTCCCGCACCACCAAGGGCGAGGGCACCCAGGACGTGGCAGCCGGCCTCTACCGCAACCGCGAGGCGCTGACCGGACTGTGGGAGGACAGCATGCTCGGCCGCGCCGGCCTCGTGGACGAGGCCGAGCTGCGCCGCCTGTGCGCCGTGCCCTCCTCACCGCAGCTGCGCGACGACCGCTTCCTGTCCACCCTCGCCGCCGAGATGTGGCTGCGTACGACCGTGAACGCCCAAGGAGCCCTGGCATGA